The segment GCCGCATCGAGGCGGTGGTGCGCTCTCGCAGAGGCGACGTGCGCGGTCGCCTGCATGTCGGCGCCGATGGCCGGCGCGCGCGCTGGCAGGGCGCGCGCCCCGGGCGCGGCCCTGTGGATTTCGATCTACCGAACCAGGCGACGGTGAGCCTCGACTGGGCCGCTCATCAGGTTCACGCGCTGCAAGACGATGAGGCCAATGATGAGGGAGAGACCAACGACATCGCCGGCGCGAACGGCGCGTGGGATGGGCACGTCAGGCGGAGTCGTCGCGCGCTCGCGCGCGCGGGGCGATCGGCGGGACAACTCGCCGCGCGCGTCGAGCGGGTCGAGACGGAGTTTCCCGGGCTGGTGATCCGTGCGGAACTGGATCGCCATGCACGCCCCGAGAAGTCGGCGCGGCGAACGCACGCTTCCAAATGGACCGCCACGATCGTGGATCCGCAGACGGGAGCGAAGAAGGGATTCGTGCGCTGGTTCGAGAGCGCGCAGGTGCTCACCTGGAAGATCGAAGGCGGGAGTCAGGGCGTGATCATGCCCGACCGGTTGCCCGAAGGATGGACGTTCACACCCACGATGGCGTGGGCGAACGTGCAGGCGTTCCAGTTCGCGACGCAGCAGGCCAGGAGTCTTGAACCAGCCGACCCCCTGGCCATGATGATGCGCGGTGTGTTCGACAGGCCCACGATCGGTGCGCCGCTCGCGCAACTGGCCCGCGCCGTTGCGCCGATGCCCGCCCTGACACTGATGGGCGCGGCAGACGTTGCAGCACGTGCGACGGACGTGCCGCTGCTCGATCGTCTGCTGCCGCGGTCGTGGGGCTATCTGAGGGGCGCACTGATGAACGAGCCCGGCTGCGACAACCTGCACTGGCTCGACGGAACGGTGTTCAGGGCCTGCTGCGATCGCCACGATCTCTGCTACGAAGCCAACGGCTGCAACTCGAACAGCTGGTGGTGGCCCTTCGCAGGGAGCTGGTCGTGCCAGCGATGCAACGTGACCGTGGTGCACTGCTTCTGCACGCTCTCCAACCCGTACTACTGCGGCGGGGGCGCCGACGGCGGCAACGGAGGTGGTGGGGCCGGCGGCCCCGGTGGCGGCTGCACGTCCGTGGCAGGCGGCTTCTGTCCCGTCGACTGCATGAACTGTCTGGCCCATTGACGTACAGATCTCCCGGCCCCGGAGCCATCGCGCACCGGGGCCGGCCTTCAAGGGAGCACACCGATGGCGATGTGGACCGTGGGAGTGGCGGTGGCAGTCTGGACGGCCGGGCGCGTGGTGTTGGGCGCGCAGTGGACGGGCGTCGAGGTCTCCCCCGGCGTCTGGCAGGACGGCGTTTCCCTGCGCCAGTGGGCGGTCCTGTGGATCCTGTTGGTGGCGGCCGGTGCGGCGGTCGCACCTCGCCTGTCTGGCTGGCCGTATCGTCTCGCCGCCCTCGTGCCGTTACTGGCGTGGATCGCCTGGTCGCTCAGCGCAGGCACCCTGGCGCCCATGGCTCTTGTCATCTACGGTGCGCCCACCGTCGCCACATGGGGAGCCGGCCTGCTGGCGCGGGATATGGTCTCGCGTCGTTGACCGCGTTACGATCCGACGCCATGCGTGCATCAGTGTGTCTGCTGGCTGTCGCCCTCCCCTGCCTGTTCGCGGCTGCCGTACGGGCAGAGGTCCACAAGTTCACGCCGACGGTCGGCGTCTCGACGTTCGCCGTGCGGGAGCCCATCCTCCGCATCAAACCGGGCGACATCGTCGAGACGCGCACGTTCTCGAAGCCGGGCGACTACTACGAGCGCCCGGGCGGGCCATGGCCGGGCGACGTCGGACCGTTCCTCATCGAGGGACTCACGACCAACGACACGCTGGTCGTGAAGATCGTGCGCCTGCGTCCGAATCGCGATACGGCCGTCTCCTCCGTCTCGCCGATGGGGATCAGCGGCGTGGCGGGCGACTCGCGTACGCGCGTGCTGAACGAGCCGCTACCCGCGCGTCGTTTCGTGTGGCAACTGGACAGGCAGCGCAATGTCGGCATCCTCGACCTGCCCAATTCGGCGAGCAAGCGGATCGAGTTGCCCCTGAGCCCGATGCTGGGGCGGGTTGCCGTTGCGCCCGCAGGCCAGGAAGCGTTCGGCGGACTGTGGCCGGGCAACTTCGGCGGCAACATGGACACGTCGGACATCCGCGAAGGCACGACCGTGTATCTGCCCGTGTTCCACGACGGCGGGTACTTCTACTACGGCGACGGCCACGCGCTCCAGGGCGATGGCGAGATCGTCGGGTCGGGCCTCGAGACGACGATGGACGTGACGCTGGCGTTCGATGTGATCAAGGGCCAGCGCATCGCCTGGCCGCGTATCGAGGACGAGACGCACATCATGGTGGCCGGCAGCGTGCGGCCGCTCATCGACGCCTTCCGGATTGCGCACGTCGAAATGATTCAGTGGCTCATCGACGACTACGGCTTCGAGAAGATGGAGGCCTATCAGGTCCTCTCACAGGCAGGCACCGCCCGCGTGGCCAACGTCGTCGATCCGAACTACACGGTCGTCGCGAAGTTCCCGAAGTCGGCCCTGCCACCACGCGTGCGGCGAGCACCGTAGGTGCGCTCGTGTCCTACTCCGCGCGCAGCACGCTGGCCAGCGACGTTCGCGTGGCGCGCGCCGTGGGGATGACACTGCCGAGCGCCGCGGCGGCCAGCAGCACGAGCACGCCTGCGCCGTACGAGAGCTCATCGATGGCGCTCACGCCGAACAGCCGCGACATCATCACCCGCGTGACGGCGAACGCCGCGACGAGCCCGCAGGCGACATCGACGAGCACATCGCGAAACGCACGATGGGAGGCTTTGTGAGCGTCGTCCGTCGGCGTGCCCACGCCGCCAGCGCTCCGGGCTGGACACCATACGTCCAGTACTCACCCGACTCCTCGAGCACGCTCAACACCTTCCCCGACGCCGTGACGTCGGCGAGGACGCCGCCGCCTGGCGAGAACGATGTCCGGCGACGCCCATGAACGCAAAGGGGCGCTTCCGGAGAAGCGCCCCTTCTGAAATCCATCGCAAGTCCGCAAGCGGCTTGCTGTCCGTTGGTCGGGGCGAGAGGATTCGAACCTCCGACCTCTCGGTCCCGAACCGAGCGCTCTACCAGGCTGAGCCACGCCCCGACAACCCGCCGAGTCTACAACGGGACACCGCGCGGCCGCAAGCGACAGGCAGTTCGCGGCTCGAGGCGTACGGACCGAGTTGGAGCCAACAACCAGTTGGCGCTGGCCAACCGGTTGCCCGGTGCCGGCTTGCCGGTTGCCGGACTCTGAATCCCGATTCATGTTCCCCACCGGCCCGCCGATTGGGTCCGTATGACCGCGATTCTCTCTGTCGGCAGCGTTGGCCACGACAGCCCATCCGCGCGCGTGGACCGGACGACGGTAGCCATCGGCAAGGCACTCACCGAGACGCGGCGCGACGGCGAGGCGATGGTGCGCCTCATCGAAGCCGCGGCGGCCTCGGGCAAGGGCCAGCACGTGAACTACCGCGCCTGAGTGCCCTGCGTGACCCGCGCCACGAGCGCGCCGGTCGCGGCGAGCGCGGCGTGCGCGGTGAGGTCCGCATGGAGCGGCGTCACCGAGATGAGACCGCTGCGGACGGCCTCGTAGTCGGTGCCGTCCTGCTCGGCCCAGATGAACCGGCCCTCGTCGAACCAGAAGTACGGGCGTCCCCATGGATCGGTCCGCCGCATGACGCTCGTCGTATGCGTCCGCGACGCCTGCACCGTCGTCGCCCACCCGCCAGGCACGCCCCGCGGGACGTTCACGTTCAACAACACACGCGAAGGCAGTCCCTGCTCGAACACGCCGCGCGCCACGTCGGCGCCGGCGGCAGCCGCGTGCGTGAAGTCGTAGTCGTCGCTGCGCTGCAGCGACACCGCGATGGCCGGCACGCCGAGCAACAGGCCTTCGAGCGCGCCACCCACCGTGCCCGAGTACGTCACATCGTCGCCAACGTTCCAGCCCTTGTTGATGCCCGAGACGAGGAGGTCCGGCAGTCGTCCGCCGAGGACGTCGGCGATGGCGATGTTGACGCAGTCGGCGGGTGTGCCATCCACGGCGTGGACGTCAGGCTCGATTTCGCGCAGTCGCAACGGGCGCGACAGCGTGAGCGCGTGCCCGATGGCACTGGCTTCACCCACCGGCGCGCAGACCACAACGCGCCCGAGCGGTGCGAGCGCCGCGGCGAGGACGTGAAGCCCCTCCGATTCGACGCCGTCATCGTTTGTAAGAAGAATCGTACGCATCTATCATCCTGGGAGCATGCGCGCACCGTTCGATGCCGTTCTGCTCGTGTCGTTCGGCGGTCCGCAGGGGCCCGACGACATCCGTCCGTTCCTGGCCAACGTGCTGCGTGGCCGCCGGATCCCCGCGGAGCGGATCGAGGAGGTGGCGCATCATTACGAGTTGTTCGGCGGCGTCTCTCCGCTCACGGCGTCCACCGAAGCACAGGCCGACGGACTGCGCGAAGCGCTCGCGGTACGCGGACTGCCGCTGCCAGTGTACGTGGGCATGCGCAACTGGTCGCCGCTGCTGCCGGACGTCCTCGCGCGCATGGCTCGCGATGGCGTCACACGCGCCATCGGTGTCCTGGCCGCCGCGCATCGCTCCTACTCGAGCTGCGGACAGTATCGCGACAACGTCATGCAGGCGCGCGAAACCGTCGCCGCAGCCGGCCATCGTCCCGTCGACGTGACGTACGTCGACGACTGGCATGTGGACGAGGGCTTCCTCACGGCGGTGGTCGATCACGCACGCGCAGCACGCGCCATGTTGCCTTCCGCTCACCAGGCCACGGCGCGGCTCGTGTTCACGGCGCACAGCGTGCCGACGAGCATGCCAGGTGCGCAGACCTATCACGCGCAACTGCGAGAGTCGGCAGCCGCCGCAGCCACGCGTCTCGGCGTCGACGACTGGGGCCTCGTCTTCCAGAGCCGCAGCGGGCGT is part of the Acidobacteriota bacterium genome and harbors:
- a CDS encoding acetamidase/formamidase family protein; amino-acid sequence: MRASVCLLAVALPCLFAAAVRAEVHKFTPTVGVSTFAVREPILRIKPGDIVETRTFSKPGDYYERPGGPWPGDVGPFLIEGLTTNDTLVVKIVRLRPNRDTAVSSVSPMGISGVAGDSRTRVLNEPLPARRFVWQLDRQRNVGILDLPNSASKRIELPLSPMLGRVAVAPAGQEAFGGLWPGNFGGNMDTSDIREGTTVYLPVFHDGGYFYYGDGHALQGDGEIVGSGLETTMDVTLAFDVIKGQRIAWPRIEDETHIMVAGSVRPLIDAFRIAHVEMIQWLIDDYGFEKMEAYQVLSQAGTARVANVVDPNYTVVAKFPKSALPPRVRRAP
- the surE gene encoding 5'/3'-nucleotidase SurE, translating into MRTILLTNDDGVESEGLHVLAAALAPLGRVVVCAPVGEASAIGHALTLSRPLRLREIEPDVHAVDGTPADCVNIAIADVLGGRLPDLLVSGINKGWNVGDDVTYSGTVGGALEGLLLGVPAIAVSLQRSDDYDFTHAAAAGADVARGVFEQGLPSRVLLNVNVPRGVPGGWATTVQASRTHTTSVMRRTDPWGRPYFWFDEGRFIWAEQDGTDYEAVRSGLISVTPLHADLTAHAALAATGALVARVTQGTQAR
- the hemH gene encoding ferrochelatase, with translation MRAPFDAVLLVSFGGPQGPDDIRPFLANVLRGRRIPAERIEEVAHHYELFGGVSPLTASTEAQADGLREALAVRGLPLPVYVGMRNWSPLLPDVLARMARDGVTRAIGVLAAAHRSYSSCGQYRDNVMQARETVAAAGHRPVDVTYVDDWHVDEGFLTAVVDHARAARAMLPSAHQATARLVFTAHSVPTSMPGAQTYHAQLRESAAAAATRLGVDDWGLVFQSRSGRPEDPWLEPDVNDYLRDEHAAGRLTSVVLSPIGFVCDHIEVLYDLDHEARETCDALGLPMARASSVNAHPAFVGTLADAVARTWTRYAHGIPLTLVHPEHPNARELPPPVTPAVERHHSPHT